One window of the Chryseotalea sp. WA131a genome contains the following:
- a CDS encoding nucleotidyltransferase domain-containing protein, with product MNRKIVLDRIKGIVLDKYPEAKVYLYGSRARGTMKADSDWDLLILLNKDKITTEVERSITYPLYDLEFEIGEVISPLVYSEKDWNSKYSVTPFYSNVMKEGKLL from the coding sequence ATGAATCGAAAAATAGTTCTTGATAGAATAAAAGGAATCGTATTGGATAAATACCCAGAGGCCAAAGTGTACCTCTATGGATCTCGAGCGCGGGGAACAATGAAAGCGGATTCTGATTGGGATTTGCTGATTCTTTTGAATAAAGATAAAATTACTACCGAAGTTGAGCGAAGCATTACTTATCCTTTATATGATTTAGAATTTGAAATTGGTGAGGTAATTAGTCCGTTGGTCTACTCTGAAAAAGACTGGAACTCTAAATACAGCGTAACTCCATTCTACTCGAATGTGATGAAAGAAGGTAAATTGTTATGA
- a CDS encoding HEPN domain-containing protein, which yields MTNFNANDYVSYRIRRAKETIPKTKILIDNKLWNTAINRMYYACFYAVGALLVKNGVETSSHSGSRQKFGQLFIQTGMISKELGKHYSELFEKRQKGDYDDFFDFDEEAVVKLYQPSVDFINAIEEQVLQK from the coding sequence ATGACCAACTTCAATGCAAATGATTATGTAAGCTATCGTATACGAAGGGCTAAGGAAACGATTCCCAAAACCAAGATTTTAATAGATAACAAACTTTGGAACACAGCCATTAACAGAATGTACTATGCTTGTTTTTATGCAGTTGGAGCACTGCTCGTTAAAAACGGGGTCGAGACTTCAAGCCACTCAGGTAGCCGCCAAAAATTTGGGCAATTGTTTATTCAAACTGGAATGATAAGTAAGGAACTTGGTAAACATTATTCAGAATTATTTGAAAAAAGACAGAAAGGTGACTATGATGATTTTTTTGACTTTGATGAAGAAGCAGTAGTAAAACTATATCAACCATCGGTTGATTTTATTAACGCGATTGAAGAACAAGTGCTTCAAAAGTAG